From one Gemella morbillorum genomic stretch:
- the fusA gene encoding elongation factor G, whose amino-acid sequence MTRAFSLKDTRNIGIMAHIDAGKTTATERILFYTGKIHKIGDTHDGNAQMDWMEQEQERGITITSAATTAQWKNHRINIIDTPGHVDFTVEVERSLRVLDGSVAVLDAQSGVEPQTETVWRQATTYGVPRIVFVNKMDKTGADFLYSVGTIHDRLQANAHPIQLPIGAEDLFEGVIDLVEMKAIYNEGSVGENLVEKEIPAEYQDQAEEYREKLIEAVAEFDEDFMEKYLGGEEITVDELKAAIRKATLSVEFFPVVCGSAFKYKGVQPMLDAVVAYLPSPLDVPAIKGTNPDTDEEIERHSSDEEPFAALAFKVMTDPFVGKLTFFRVYSGILSSGSYVKNSTKGKRERVGRILQMHANTREEISEVYAGDIAAAVGLKDTTTGDTLCDEKNEVILESMEFPEPVIQLSVEPKSKADQDKMSTALQKLQEEDPTFRAGTDEETGQVIIAGMGELHLDIIVDRMRREFKVECTVGAPMVSYRETFKQAAQVQGKFTRQSGGRGQYGDVWIEFTPNEPGAGFEFENAIVGGVVPREYIPAVEAGLKDSMANGVLAGYELIDVKAKLFDGSYHDVDSSEMAFKVAASLALKEAAKKCNPVILEPIMKVEVVMPEEYLGDIMGDITSRRGRVEGMEARGNAQVVSASVPLSEMFGYATSLRSSTQGRGTYSMVFDHYEEVPKSISEEIIKKNKG is encoded by the coding sequence ATGACTAGAGCATTTTCTTTAAAAGATACACGTAATATCGGTATCATGGCTCACATCGACGCAGGTAAAACAACTGCAACAGAGCGTATTTTGTTCTACACTGGGAAAATCCATAAAATTGGGGATACTCATGATGGTAATGCTCAAATGGACTGGATGGAACAAGAGCAAGAACGTGGTATCACTATCACATCTGCTGCAACAACTGCTCAATGGAAAAATCACCGTATTAACATCATCGATACGCCAGGACACGTAGACTTCACTGTTGAGGTTGAACGTTCACTTCGTGTACTTGATGGATCAGTTGCTGTACTTGATGCGCAATCAGGTGTTGAACCTCAAACAGAAACAGTTTGGCGTCAAGCAACAACTTATGGAGTTCCTCGTATCGTATTCGTTAACAAAATGGATAAAACAGGAGCAGATTTCCTATATTCTGTAGGAACAATCCATGATAGATTACAAGCTAATGCACACCCAATTCAACTTCCAATCGGAGCTGAAGATTTATTCGAAGGTGTTATTGACCTTGTTGAAATGAAAGCTATCTATAACGAAGGAAGCGTTGGGGAAAATCTTGTAGAAAAAGAAATCCCAGCTGAATACCAAGATCAAGCCGAAGAATACCGTGAAAAATTAATCGAGGCTGTTGCAGAATTCGATGAAGACTTCATGGAAAAATACTTAGGTGGAGAAGAAATTACAGTAGATGAGCTTAAAGCTGCTATTCGTAAAGCTACTTTATCAGTAGAATTCTTCCCAGTAGTATGTGGATCTGCATTCAAATATAAAGGGGTACAACCAATGCTAGATGCTGTAGTAGCTTATCTACCATCTCCATTAGATGTACCAGCAATTAAAGGTACTAACCCAGATACAGATGAAGAAATCGAAAGACACTCTTCTGATGAAGAGCCATTTGCAGCCTTAGCTTTCAAAGTTATGACTGACCCATTCGTAGGGAAACTTACATTCTTCCGTGTGTACTCAGGTATTCTTTCATCTGGATCATACGTTAAAAACTCAACAAAAGGTAAACGTGAACGTGTAGGACGTATCTTACAAATGCACGCTAACACTCGTGAAGAAATCTCTGAAGTATATGCTGGAGATATCGCAGCAGCTGTTGGTCTTAAAGATACTACAACTGGTGATACACTTTGTGATGAGAAAAACGAAGTTATCTTAGAATCAATGGAATTCCCAGAACCAGTTATCCAACTTTCAGTTGAACCAAAATCTAAAGCTGACCAAGATAAAATGTCTACAGCTTTACAAAAATTACAAGAAGAAGACCCGACATTCCGCGCAGGAACTGATGAAGAAACTGGACAAGTTATCATCGCAGGTATGGGTGAGCTTCACTTAGATATTATCGTTGACCGTATGCGTCGTGAATTCAAAGTTGAATGTACTGTAGGTGCTCCAATGGTATCTTACCGTGAAACATTCAAACAAGCTGCACAAGTACAAGGTAAATTCACTCGTCAATCTGGTGGACGTGGACAATACGGGGACGTATGGATTGAGTTTACTCCAAATGAACCAGGTGCAGGATTTGAGTTCGAAAATGCTATCGTTGGGGGGGTTGTTCCTCGTGAATACATCCCAGCTGTAGAAGCAGGGCTTAAAGACTCTATGGCAAACGGAGTATTAGCTGGATACGAATTAATCGACGTTAAAGCTAAATTATTCGATGGATCATACCACGATGTCGACTCATCTGAAATGGCGTTCAAAGTTGCTGCATCATTAGCTCTTAAAGAAGCTGCTAAAAAATGTAACCCAGTAATCTTAGAACCAATCATGAAAGTTGAAGTTGTTATGCCTGAAGAATACTTAGGAGACATCATGGGTGATATCACTTCACGTCGTGGACGTGTTGAAGGTATGGAAGCTCGTGGTAATGCTCAAGTAGTAAGTGCTTCAGTACCATTATCTGAAATGTTCGGATATGCAACTTCTTTACGTTCTTCAACTCAAGGACGTGGTACTTACTCAATGGTATTCGACCACTATGAAGAAGTACCAAAATCAATTTCTGAAGAAATTATCAAAAAAAATAAAGGGTAA
- the rpsG gene encoding 30S ribosomal protein S7, whose protein sequence is MPRKGPVAKRDVLPDPIYNSKLVTKLINKLMLDGKRGTAQRILYSSFDLIKEKSGRDAMEVFEEALNNIMPVLEVRARRVGGSNYQVPVEVRAERRITLGLRWLVNYSRLRGEKTMEQRLANEILDAANNTGSAVKKREDTHKMAEANKAFAHYRW, encoded by the coding sequence ATGCCACGTAAAGGTCCAGTTGCAAAACGTGATGTTTTGCCAGATCCAATTTATAACTCAAAATTAGTTACAAAATTGATTAACAAATTAATGCTAGATGGGAAACGCGGTACAGCACAAAGAATTTTATATTCTTCGTTTGATTTAATTAAAGAAAAATCAGGACGTGATGCTATGGAAGTTTTCGAAGAAGCATTAAACAACATTATGCCTGTTCTTGAAGTTCGTGCTCGTCGTGTTGGTGGTTCTAACTACCAAGTACCAGTAGAAGTACGCGCTGAAAGAAGAATAACATTAGGTCTACGTTGGTTAGTTAACTATTCTCGTTTAAGAGGAGAAAAAACTATGGAACAACGTTTAGCTAATGAAATTTTAGACGCAGCAAATAACACTGGTTCAGCTGTTAAGAAACGTGAAGATACTCACAAAATGGCTGAAGCTAACAAAGCGTTTGCTCACTATCGTTGGTAA